A section of the Archocentrus centrarchus isolate MPI-CPG fArcCen1 chromosome 20, fArcCen1, whole genome shotgun sequence genome encodes:
- the LOC115799709 gene encoding C-C chemokine receptor type 1-like produces the protein METTSDYDYDYGYGDYTPTTPCSRVEDNTLGAQLSILYYIMFAFSLFGNGLVLIIIHRFEQLTTVTNILLLNLVLSSLIFMSSLPFIAVYMQLSNWIFGDAMCKIVGSVYFLGFYSSVLFLTLLTFDRHLAVVYSMGPLQVRNQRYAVISCTVVWLVSGLACITPMISHFTFFSHLENKTLCQEYPQEIPNINVDLLRRAGFYLQLFLFFIFPLVVIVYCYVRIAITVLSSKIVTKFKTVRLIFIIVLLFFMCWTPFNIVLLMDDEPTNCEEQRKRGYALQITRNIAYIYFCISPIFYTFVGKKFQNYFRRLLVKHFPILRRHVSVSHNSRSNLSTKSTQNEF, from the exons ATGGAAACGACATctgattatgattatgattatggTTACGGCGATTACACACCGACCACACCATGCAGCAGGGTTGAGGACAACACTCTGGGAGCGCAGCTATCCATTCTTTACTACATCATGTTTGCCTTCAGTCTCTTTGGCAATGGGTTGgtcctcatcatcatccatcG GTTCGAGCAGCTGACCACTGTGACCAACATCTTACTGCTGAACCTCGTGTTGTCCTCCCTGATCTTCATGAGCAGCCTTCCCTTCATAGCAGTCTACATGCAGCTCTCGAACTGGATCTTCGGCGACGCTATGTGCAAGATTGTTGGCAGCGTCTACTTTCTGGGTTTTTACAGCTCTGTCCTTTTTCTAACTCTTCTCACCTTTGACCGACACCTTGCAGTTGTATACTCAATGGGTCCATTACAAGTAAGGAATCAAAGGTATGCAGTAATCTCCTGCACTGTGGTGTGGCTGGTCAGTGGTTTGGCATGCATCACACCGATGATTagtcatttcacttttttttctcatcttgaAAACAAAACCTTGTGTCAAGAGTATCCCCAAGAGATTCCTAATATTAATGTGGACCTGCTGAGAAGAGCTGGGTTTTACCTTcagcttttccttttctttatctTCCCACTGGTTGTTATTGTCTACTGCTATGTGAGGATTGCAATCACTGTTCTGTCATCCAAGATTGTGACAAAGTTCAAGACAGTCAGGCTGATATTCATAATTGTGCTGTTGTTTTTCATGTGCTGGACCCCTTTTAACATTGTATTACTGATGGATGATGAACCAACAAACTGTGAGGAACAGCGCAAACGGGGTTATGCTCTTCAAATCACTCGTAACATTGCCTACATTTACTTTTGCATCAGTCCCATCTTCTACACATTTGTTGGAAAGAAATTCCAGAACTACTTCAGACGGCTGCTGGTGAAACACTTCCCAATATTAAGGAGGCACGTGTCTGTCAGTCACAACAGCAGGAGCAACCTGTCCACAAAAAGTACACAAAATGAGTTTTAG